In Pseudonocardia sp. C8, one genomic interval encodes:
- the alr gene encoding alanine racemase: MDLGAVRHNVAHLSGLAGRSGAATMVVIKADGYGHGAPDVARAALAAGATRLGVATLDEALAVRAAGVDAPLLAWLHLPDEDFAAAVAAGVELSVSSREHLAAVLAGARAAGRTVRLHLKADTGLNRGGCRPEEWPELLDDAAAAVADGTAEVAAVWSHLARADEPGDPSIDAQAVRLRDAAARARERGFDPLLHLANSAATLTRPDLHFDLVRPGIAAYGLDPVAAPADSPLRPAMTVRGRIALLKTVPPGEGVSYGHEWVATEPRVLALIPLGYADGVPRRMNNGGRMRVRVGGVIRPVAGRVCMDQFVVDCGRPGELDVAVGDPVELFGTGDGGGPTAQEWADELGTIHYEIVTGIKGRVRRTVTGGTA; encoded by the coding sequence ATCGACCTCGGCGCCGTGCGGCACAACGTCGCACACCTGTCCGGCCTGGCCGGCCGGTCCGGCGCCGCGACGATGGTCGTGATCAAGGCGGACGGCTACGGCCACGGCGCCCCCGACGTCGCCCGGGCCGCGCTGGCGGCCGGGGCCACCCGGCTCGGCGTCGCCACCCTCGACGAGGCGCTCGCCGTCCGCGCCGCGGGGGTCGACGCCCCGCTGCTCGCCTGGCTGCACCTGCCGGACGAGGACTTCGCCGCCGCCGTCGCCGCGGGGGTGGAGCTGTCGGTGTCGTCCCGGGAGCACCTGGCCGCGGTCCTGGCCGGGGCCCGCGCGGCGGGCCGGACGGTGCGGTTGCACCTCAAGGCGGACACCGGGCTGAACCGGGGCGGCTGCCGGCCGGAGGAGTGGCCGGAGCTCCTGGACGACGCGGCGGCCGCCGTCGCCGACGGGACCGCCGAGGTGGCAGCCGTCTGGTCGCACCTGGCCCGGGCCGACGAGCCCGGCGACCCGAGCATCGACGCCCAGGCCGTCCGGCTCCGGGACGCCGCCGCACGGGCCCGGGAGCGCGGGTTCGACCCGCTGCTGCACCTGGCCAACTCGGCGGCCACGCTCACCCGTCCCGACCTGCATTTCGACCTGGTCCGGCCGGGGATCGCCGCCTACGGCCTGGACCCGGTCGCCGCGCCGGCGGACAGCCCGCTGCGGCCCGCCATGACGGTGCGTGGCCGGATCGCGCTGCTCAAGACGGTCCCGCCCGGGGAGGGCGTGTCGTACGGCCACGAGTGGGTCGCGACCGAGCCACGGGTCCTCGCCCTGATCCCGCTCGGCTACGCCGACGGCGTCCCGCGCCGGATGAACAACGGCGGCCGGATGCGGGTACGCGTCGGCGGGGTGATCCGGCCGGTGGCCGGGCGGGTCTGCATGGACCAGTTCGTCGTCGACTGCGGGCGCCCCGGTGAGCTGGACGTCGCCGTCGGGGATCCGGTCGAGCTGTTCGGCACCGGTGACGGCGGCGGCCCGACCGCGCAGGAGTGGGCCGACGAGCTCGGCACCATCCACTACGAGATCGTCACCGGCATCAAGGGCCGGGTGCGCCGCACCGTCACCGGGGGGACCGCGTGA
- a CDS encoding alpha/beta fold hydrolase, which produces MSRTGWTVAGIVGGVVGAAGAAAGVGVATQRRRIAAARRSLATEMAEHGGQPPAGWAGEESSVTADDGVRIACEEVGPADGSEPALTVVLVHGFALDRRTWQEQREFLALLSDPSVRMVLYDQRSHGRSERAPRTSCTIEQLGHDLDAVIRALAPEGPLVLVGHSMGGMTVMALAEQHPELFHARIVGVALVATSAGEMVTAGLPGTFLSRRNPVIRALGGLAAWQPNLVESGRRALGDIIWAITKRFAYGDRQVDPAMVDLVDTMIDSNAVGALTDFVDTLGTHDRAAALAGLSGCEVLVLAGDADRIIPYRHSEVIAEALPTARLVRLPGVGHMPMLEQPGTVDEELGNLIERSMERRRGDRVRFTRPPRSMRRPSPPAVSRSSVNPPAVAPPAAGAPGEGPLPGGEPDPAERTDADGDGRRGGLLRGAGRGSRGPKAGRRRSRKDRS; this is translated from the coding sequence GTGAGCCGCACGGGATGGACGGTCGCCGGGATCGTCGGCGGCGTGGTCGGCGCGGCCGGCGCGGCGGCCGGTGTGGGGGTCGCGACCCAGCGCCGCCGGATCGCGGCGGCGCGCCGCAGCCTCGCCACCGAGATGGCCGAGCACGGCGGGCAGCCGCCGGCCGGGTGGGCCGGTGAGGAGAGCTCGGTGACCGCCGACGACGGCGTCCGGATCGCCTGCGAGGAGGTCGGCCCGGCCGACGGGTCGGAGCCCGCGCTCACCGTCGTCCTCGTGCACGGGTTCGCGCTGGACCGCCGGACCTGGCAGGAGCAGCGCGAGTTCCTGGCGCTGCTGTCCGACCCGTCGGTCCGGATGGTGCTCTACGACCAGCGCAGCCACGGCCGCTCGGAGCGGGCGCCGCGGACCAGCTGCACGATCGAGCAGCTGGGCCACGACCTCGACGCGGTGATCCGCGCGCTGGCCCCGGAGGGCCCGCTGGTGCTGGTCGGGCACTCGATGGGCGGCATGACGGTGATGGCGCTCGCCGAGCAGCACCCGGAGCTGTTCCACGCGCGGATCGTCGGTGTCGCGCTGGTGGCGACCTCGGCCGGGGAGATGGTGACGGCGGGGCTGCCGGGGACGTTCCTGTCCCGTCGCAACCCGGTGATCCGGGCGCTCGGCGGGCTGGCCGCGTGGCAGCCGAACCTGGTCGAGAGCGGGCGGCGCGCGCTCGGCGACATCATCTGGGCGATCACCAAGCGGTTCGCCTACGGCGACCGGCAGGTCGACCCCGCGATGGTCGACCTGGTCGACACGATGATCGACTCGAACGCGGTCGGGGCGCTCACCGACTTCGTCGACACCCTCGGTACGCACGACCGGGCCGCCGCGCTGGCGGGCCTTTCCGGCTGCGAGGTGCTGGTGCTCGCCGGGGACGCGGACCGGATCATCCCGTACCGGCACTCCGAGGTGATCGCCGAGGCGCTGCCGACCGCGCGGCTGGTGCGGCTGCCCGGGGTCGGGCACATGCCGATGCTGGAGCAGCCGGGGACGGTCGACGAGGAGCTCGGGAACCTCATCGAGCGCAGCATGGAGCGCCGGCGCGGCGACCGGGTCCGGTTCACCCGCCCGCCCCGCTCGATGCGCCGCCCGTCGCCGCCCGCCGTGAGCCGGTCCTCCGTGAACCCGCCGGCCGTGGCCCCGCCCGCCGCGGGCGCGCCCGGCGAGGGCCCGCTCCCCGGCGGTGAGCCGGACCCCGCGGAGCGGACCGATGCGGACGGCGACGGCCGGCGCGGCGGCCTGCTGCGCGGTGCCGGGCGTGGCTCCCGGGGGCCGAAGGCCGGGCGCAGGCGGTCCCGGAAGGACCGGTCGTGA
- the tsaE gene encoding tRNA (adenosine(37)-N6)-threonylcarbamoyltransferase complex ATPase subunit type 1 TsaE, protein MIPGPGGEPVRRELPTVGDTEAFGEEIGRELAAGDVLLLAGPLGAGKTALVRGLARGLRVTGTVASPTFVIAREHPPSGEGPALVHVDAYRLGGPDGSIDVAAELDDLDLDTELDRAVVAVEWGVGVADRLTENAIEVVLERRDDDTRVATLRRTGTP, encoded by the coding sequence GTGATCCCCGGGCCGGGCGGCGAGCCGGTGCGCCGGGAACTGCCGACCGTCGGCGACACCGAGGCGTTCGGCGAGGAGATCGGCCGCGAGCTGGCCGCCGGGGACGTGCTGCTGCTCGCCGGCCCGCTCGGTGCCGGGAAGACCGCGCTGGTCCGCGGGCTGGCCCGCGGGCTCCGGGTGACGGGCACGGTCGCGTCGCCGACGTTCGTGATCGCCCGCGAGCACCCGCCGTCCGGGGAGGGGCCCGCGCTGGTGCACGTCGACGCCTACCGGCTGGGCGGGCCGGACGGCAGCATCGACGTCGCCGCCGAGCTCGACGACCTCGACCTGGACACCGAGCTGGACCGCGCGGTCGTCGCCGTCGAGTGGGGGGTCGGGGTCGCCGACCGGCTCACCGAGAACGCGATCGAGGTGGTGCTGGAACGCCGCGACGACGACACCCGGGTCGCCACGCTGCGCCGCACGGGCACTCCGTAA
- the tsaB gene encoding tRNA (adenosine(37)-N6)-threonylcarbamoyltransferase complex dimerization subunit type 1 TsaB, producing the protein MLVLALDTATTVVTAGLVDLGARPVTLAARAHDGRRHGELLMPAVRALCTEAGLGLRDVDAIVVGAGPGPFTGLRVGIASAAALGHALGVPVHGVCSHDAMAHAWSAGGTRMDTAWSAGGTRVDTAWSAGGTRVDTAWSAGGTRMDTAWSSGDPGDRPAGAGNLLVVTDARRREVYWAAYDPAARRLTGPAVEPPAVLAARRDELAISTVVGDPAFAGPLGTEITGPGAPTPAGLVGVAAADLHAGRAPAPVEPLYLRRPDAVAPTGRKRVTA; encoded by the coding sequence GTGCTGGTACTGGCCCTGGACACCGCGACGACCGTGGTCACCGCCGGCCTCGTCGACCTGGGGGCGCGGCCGGTGACCCTCGCCGCGCGCGCCCACGACGGCCGCCGGCACGGCGAGCTGCTCATGCCGGCCGTCCGCGCGCTGTGTACCGAGGCCGGGCTCGGGCTGCGGGACGTGGACGCGATCGTCGTCGGCGCCGGCCCGGGGCCGTTCACCGGGCTGCGGGTCGGGATCGCCTCGGCCGCGGCACTGGGCCACGCGCTGGGCGTGCCGGTGCACGGGGTGTGCTCGCACGACGCCATGGCACACGCGTGGAGCGCAGGCGGAACGCGCATGGACACAGCGTGGAGCGCAGGCGGAACGCGCGTCGACACAGCGTGGAGCGCAGGCGGAACGCGCGTCGACACAGCGTGGAGCGCAGGCGGAACGCGCATGGACACAGCGTGGAGCTCAGGCGACCCTGGTGACCGGCCGGCCGGCGCGGGGAACCTGCTCGTGGTCACCGACGCGCGCCGTCGCGAGGTCTACTGGGCGGCGTACGACCCGGCCGCCCGCCGGCTCACCGGCCCCGCGGTGGAGCCGCCGGCCGTGCTCGCCGCGCGCCGCGACGAGCTCGCGATCTCCACGGTCGTCGGCGATCCCGCGTTCGCTGGGCCGCTCGGCACCGAGATCACCGGGCCGGGGGCCCCGACCCCGGCGGGCCTCGTCGGCGTCGCCGCCGCCGACCTGCACGCCGGGCGCGCACCGGCGCCGGTCGAGCCGCTCTACCTGCGCCGGCCCGACGCCGTCGCCCCGACGGGGCGCAAGCGCGTCACCGCATGA
- the rimI gene encoding ribosomal protein S18-alanine N-acetyltransferase, producing MNATVTIGPLYRADAERCAELEQQLFPGDDPWSAQAFRDAVTSGQLYLAARLRRELVGYAGLAVVAGPPQAEAEVHTIGVDPAWQGHGIGRALLAKLLEAADQLGATVFLEVRTDNLAARRLYESCGFTVVGLRKRYYRPSGADAHTMRRDPAS from the coding sequence ATGAACGCGACCGTCACCATCGGCCCGCTCTACCGGGCCGATGCGGAGCGCTGCGCCGAGCTGGAACAGCAGCTGTTCCCCGGTGACGACCCGTGGAGCGCCCAGGCGTTCCGGGACGCCGTCACCTCCGGCCAGCTGTACCTCGCCGCACGACTGCGCCGAGAGCTCGTCGGGTACGCCGGGCTCGCCGTCGTCGCGGGCCCGCCGCAGGCCGAGGCCGAGGTGCACACCATCGGCGTCGACCCGGCCTGGCAGGGGCACGGGATCGGCCGGGCCCTGCTCGCGAAGCTGCTCGAGGCGGCCGACCAGCTGGGCGCCACGGTGTTCCTGGAGGTCCGGACGGACAACCTCGCGGCCCGCAGGCTCTACGAGTCGTGCGGCTTCACCGTCGTCGGGCTGCGGAAGCGGTACTACCGCCCGTCCGGGGCCGACGCGCACACCATGCGCCGCGACCCGGCCTCCTAG
- a CDS encoding aspartate aminotransferase family protein, translated as MSAFWHPFAAMHSVRDATVTITRGEDVWVFDDTGTRYLDGTASLWYANVGHGRHEIVDAVAAQMYELEAYSTFTDFANPPALRLADEIAARAPLDGGKVFFTSGGGDSIETAGKLAREYFAAIGEPQRTVLLHREHSYHGTHGLGTSLAGIPGNRLGPPFVPDVVQTPWDDAAGLEKAIVDLGPERVAAFFCEPVIGAGGVLPPPEGYIEAAAEVCRRHGVLFVADAVICGFGRLGNWFGIERFGVRPDIAVFAKGVTSGYQPLGGIVASERVAAPFWDEPGRVFRHGQTYAGHPAACAAGSATIALMEREGLLARATELEPQLLERLQGVVDHPLVDHARGGVGVLGALGLDPERLAGAPDLPQRVFKAARERGVLIRPLATAVGFSPPLTMTAEHLDLMVEATRAGLDDVAAAL; from the coding sequence ATGTCCGCGTTCTGGCACCCGTTCGCCGCCATGCACTCCGTTCGCGACGCCACCGTGACGATCACGCGGGGCGAGGACGTGTGGGTGTTCGACGACACCGGCACCCGCTACCTCGACGGCACCGCGAGCCTCTGGTACGCCAACGTCGGGCACGGCCGCCACGAGATCGTCGACGCCGTCGCCGCCCAGATGTACGAGCTCGAGGCGTACTCGACGTTCACCGACTTCGCGAACCCGCCCGCCCTGCGGCTCGCCGACGAGATCGCCGCCCGCGCCCCGCTCGACGGCGGCAAGGTGTTCTTCACCAGCGGCGGCGGCGACTCGATCGAGACGGCGGGGAAGCTCGCCCGCGAGTACTTCGCGGCGATCGGGGAGCCGCAGCGCACCGTGCTGCTGCACCGCGAGCACAGCTACCACGGCACGCACGGCCTGGGCACGTCGCTGGCCGGGATCCCCGGCAACCGGCTCGGCCCGCCGTTCGTCCCGGACGTCGTCCAGACCCCGTGGGACGACGCCGCCGGCCTCGAGAAGGCGATCGTCGATCTCGGGCCGGAGCGGGTCGCGGCGTTCTTCTGCGAGCCGGTGATCGGCGCCGGCGGCGTGCTGCCACCGCCGGAGGGCTACATCGAGGCGGCCGCCGAGGTCTGCCGCCGGCACGGCGTGCTGTTCGTCGCCGACGCCGTGATCTGCGGGTTCGGCCGGCTCGGGAACTGGTTCGGGATCGAGCGGTTCGGGGTGCGCCCGGACATCGCCGTGTTCGCCAAGGGCGTGACGTCGGGCTACCAGCCGCTGGGCGGGATCGTCGCCTCCGAGCGGGTCGCCGCGCCGTTCTGGGACGAGCCGGGGCGGGTGTTCCGGCACGGCCAGACCTACGCCGGCCACCCGGCCGCCTGCGCGGCGGGCTCCGCGACCATCGCCCTGATGGAACGCGAGGGCCTGCTCGCGCGGGCGACCGAGCTGGAGCCGCAGCTGCTCGAGCGGCTGCAGGGGGTCGTCGACCACCCGCTCGTCGACCACGCCCGCGGTGGCGTCGGCGTCCTCGGAGCGCTCGGTCTCGACCCGGAGCGGCTCGCCGGTGCCCCGGACCTGCCGCAGCGGGTGTTCAAGGCCGCCCGCGAGCGGGGCGTGCTGATCCGGCCGCTGGCGACCGCGGTCGGGTTCTCGCCGCCGCTCACCATGACCGCCGAGCACCTGGACCTGATGGTCGAGGCCACCCGGGCCGGGCTGGACGACGTCGCGGCGGCCCTCTAG
- a CDS encoding PucR family transcriptional regulator: MELGDLLDRGEFGLVPVVAGRAVPVLGAHVVEIPQPTRWVPPGWVLLTTGLRLTTPAECRGLVAELAGGGVAALGFAVDIVHDDVPAALVDEARRRGLPLFTVPEATPFREIVRAVDSAVLDRDLDAFRRAASITDTLTGLLGGPDPVPELVRGLARVLRCGVALHRPDGSVLAADAASGRDGAAERWTRFRDLPVTGPPVEVVDADGLFAAAVRPGGEVRAWLVAGVSRGSVPVPLIVRAVALVARLLGGLAAVSDGDRERRRRERAAELRALIAGRDTAGRTPGGAGDAGPADRGPGDRAGAGGSPGGATGGAAGAARGGRAGPDPDRPRVVAVLAPGTDVLEAERILDERRAPHLLSDLDGVVVALVEEVPGALPVAGSATVTPGAPVGPAYRNARLAARRSALTGGAPVAVEDLPVLDRMVLEIGADRASELAADALAPLDATLVATLRAWLAHRQDVPATARALHVHENSVRYRLGRVRALVGDLRDPSVLAGVYLALLAP; this comes from the coding sequence GTGGAGCTGGGGGACCTGCTGGACCGGGGCGAGTTCGGGCTCGTGCCGGTCGTGGCCGGGCGTGCGGTGCCGGTGCTCGGCGCGCACGTCGTCGAGATCCCGCAGCCGACCCGCTGGGTGCCGCCGGGGTGGGTGCTGCTGACGACCGGGCTGCGGCTGACCACGCCGGCGGAGTGCCGGGGTCTCGTCGCCGAGCTGGCCGGCGGGGGCGTGGCGGCGCTCGGGTTCGCGGTCGACATCGTGCACGACGACGTGCCCGCGGCACTGGTGGACGAGGCCCGGCGCCGGGGGCTGCCGCTGTTCACGGTGCCGGAGGCGACCCCGTTCCGGGAGATCGTCCGCGCGGTCGACTCCGCCGTGCTGGACCGGGACCTGGACGCGTTCCGCCGGGCCGCGTCCATCACCGACACCCTCACCGGGCTGCTCGGCGGCCCCGATCCGGTCCCGGAGCTCGTCCGCGGCCTGGCCCGGGTGCTGCGGTGCGGGGTCGCGCTGCACCGGCCGGACGGCTCGGTGCTGGCGGCCGACGCGGCGTCCGGCCGGGACGGCGCGGCCGAGCGCTGGACCCGGTTCCGGGACCTGCCGGTGACCGGTCCGCCGGTGGAGGTGGTGGACGCCGACGGGCTGTTCGCCGCGGCCGTCCGGCCGGGCGGGGAGGTGCGGGCGTGGCTGGTCGCGGGGGTGTCCCGCGGGTCGGTGCCGGTGCCGCTGATCGTGCGGGCGGTGGCGCTGGTGGCGCGGCTGCTCGGCGGGCTGGCCGCGGTCTCCGACGGCGACCGGGAACGGCGGCGGCGGGAACGGGCCGCGGAGCTGCGGGCGCTGATCGCGGGACGGGACACCGCCGGCCGGACGCCGGGCGGGGCCGGCGACGCGGGCCCGGCCGATCGAGGGCCCGGCGATCGGGCTGGCGCAGGCGGATCACCGGGCGGGGCGACCGGAGGGGCGGCCGGGGCGGCGCGGGGCGGGCGTGCCGGCCCCGACCCGGACCGGCCGCGGGTGGTCGCCGTGCTCGCTCCCGGGACCGACGTGCTCGAGGCCGAGCGGATCCTCGACGAGCGGCGCGCACCCCACCTGCTCTCCGACCTCGACGGCGTGGTGGTCGCGCTGGTCGAGGAGGTGCCCGGCGCCCTCCCGGTCGCCGGGAGCGCCACCGTCACGCCCGGTGCTCCGGTCGGCCCCGCCTACCGCAACGCCCGCCTCGCCGCCCGTCGTTCGGCACTCACCGGCGGCGCCCCGGTCGCCGTCGAGGACCTGCCGGTGCTGGACCGGATGGTGCTGGAGATCGGTGCGGACCGGGCGTCCGAGCTGGCCGCGGACGCCCTCGCGCCGCTCGACGCCACCCTGGTGGCCACGCTGCGCGCCTGGCTGGCGCACCGGCAGGACGTGCCCGCGACCGCGCGGGCGCTGCACGTGCACGAGAACAGCGTCCGGTACCGGCTCGGGCGGGTCCGGGCGCTGGTCGGGGACCTGCGGGACCCGTCGGTGCTGGCCGGGGTCTACCTCGCGCTGCTCGCGCCGTGA
- a CDS encoding aldo/keto reductase, whose product MADLVLGANVFGWTADRDTSFAVLDAFVAAGGRKIDTADSYMWRVPGNAGGESETILGEWMAARGNRDELHLATKVGSLPGRRGLGGANIAAAARDSLRRLGTDRIDLYYAHRDDEATAQEETLDAFDTLVREGLVREVGASNFTAGRLRSALEIAERDGLTAFTAIQPHYNLMERDDFEAALAPLAESERLAVYPYYGLAKGFLTGKYRPDTPAPAGPRAEGAAAYLDSRGRAVLAGLDEIAAGHGVPVPAVALAWLASRPPVTAPIASARTPEQLEQLLPMLTLELTHDEQRLLSYLSATG is encoded by the coding sequence GTGGCTGACCTGGTTCTCGGCGCGAACGTCTTCGGCTGGACGGCGGACAGGGACACCTCGTTCGCGGTCCTCGACGCCTTCGTCGCCGCCGGTGGGCGGAAGATCGACACCGCGGACTCCTACATGTGGCGCGTGCCGGGCAACGCCGGTGGCGAGTCGGAGACGATCCTCGGCGAGTGGATGGCCGCCCGCGGCAACCGGGACGAGCTGCACCTCGCGACGAAGGTCGGCTCGCTGCCCGGCCGCCGGGGGCTCGGCGGGGCGAACATCGCGGCCGCCGCCCGGGACTCGCTGCGCCGGCTGGGCACCGACCGGATCGACCTCTACTACGCCCACCGCGACGACGAGGCCACCGCGCAGGAGGAGACCCTCGACGCCTTCGACACCCTGGTCCGCGAGGGACTCGTCCGGGAGGTCGGCGCGTCGAACTTCACCGCCGGACGCCTGCGCTCCGCGCTGGAGATCGCCGAGCGGGACGGGCTCACCGCGTTCACCGCGATCCAGCCGCACTACAACCTCATGGAGCGCGACGACTTCGAGGCCGCACTCGCCCCGCTCGCCGAGTCGGAGCGGCTGGCCGTGTACCCGTACTACGGGCTGGCGAAGGGCTTCCTCACCGGCAAGTACCGCCCGGACACGCCCGCACCGGCCGGCCCGCGCGCCGAGGGTGCCGCGGCGTACCTGGACTCCCGCGGGCGTGCGGTGCTGGCCGGGCTGGACGAGATCGCCGCGGGCCACGGGGTCCCGGTCCCGGCGGTGGCGCTGGCCTGGCTGGCGTCGCGGCCGCCGGTGACCGCGCCGATCGCGAGCGCGCGCACGCCCGAGCAGCTGGAGCAGCTGCTGCCGATGCTCACCCTGGAGCTGACCCACGACGAGCAGCGCCTGCTGTCCTACCTGTCGGCGACCGGCTGA
- a CDS encoding alkaline phosphatase D family protein, whose product MITSRRSLLRAGLTTAAVVAAAPLLPGPAVAGPVSRPAGDPFGLGVASGEPAADSVVLWTRLATEPLADDGLGGLGNRHTDVEWEIAEDERCTRVVRRGRTTTGPEAGHSVHVEVAGLAPGRDYFYRFRVGSTLCDTGRTRTAPPPAAMAPVHMTFTSCSQYEHGYFTAYRRMAEEHPDVVLHLGDYIYEYAGGQYVAPGGNVREHAGPETTTLAGYRQRHAQYRSDADLQAAHAAAPWLVVLDDHEVENNWAADVRELPPVPPGDFTARRAAALRAYWENMPLRAAQRPSGSSMRLYRRVGYGGTVTFHMLDTRQYRGDQPCGDVYPSDCPDRTDPDRSLPGSEQERWITEGFAGSRARWDVLGQQVFFSQVDLTPGAGRGFNPDAWDGYPGSRDRVADGWVAATEHGRARNLVVLTGDVHAHWAADIRRRYDDPGSPVIGTELVSSSITSSGDGAERKKNADATLAENPHIRFHNDRRGYVSTRFTADEMAAEFKVVPYVSRPGAPVQTRGRFVTEDRRPGLNRA is encoded by the coding sequence GTGATCACCTCTCGTCGCTCCCTGCTGCGGGCCGGCCTCACCACGGCGGCCGTCGTCGCCGCCGCGCCGCTGCTGCCCGGCCCGGCCGTCGCGGGCCCGGTGTCCCGGCCCGCCGGGGACCCGTTCGGGCTCGGGGTCGCCTCCGGCGAGCCGGCCGCCGACTCGGTGGTGCTGTGGACCCGGCTGGCGACCGAGCCGCTCGCCGACGACGGCCTCGGCGGGCTCGGGAACCGGCACACCGACGTCGAGTGGGAGATCGCCGAGGACGAGCGCTGCACCCGCGTCGTCCGCCGCGGCCGGACGACGACCGGCCCCGAGGCGGGGCACAGCGTGCACGTCGAGGTGGCCGGCCTGGCCCCGGGACGGGACTACTTCTACCGGTTCCGGGTGGGGAGCACGCTCTGCGACACCGGGCGGACCCGCACCGCCCCGCCGCCGGCGGCGATGGCGCCGGTGCACATGACCTTCACGTCCTGCTCGCAGTACGAGCACGGGTACTTCACCGCCTACCGGCGGATGGCCGAGGAGCACCCGGACGTCGTCCTGCACCTGGGCGACTACATCTACGAGTACGCCGGCGGGCAGTACGTCGCCCCGGGCGGCAACGTCCGGGAGCACGCCGGCCCCGAGACCACCACCCTGGCCGGCTACCGGCAGCGGCACGCGCAGTACCGCTCCGACGCCGACCTGCAGGCCGCGCACGCCGCCGCGCCGTGGCTGGTCGTGCTCGACGACCACGAGGTCGAGAACAACTGGGCCGCCGACGTCCGCGAGCTCCCGCCGGTGCCGCCCGGGGACTTCACCGCGCGCCGGGCCGCAGCCCTGCGAGCCTACTGGGAGAACATGCCGCTGCGGGCCGCGCAGCGGCCCAGCGGATCATCGATGCGCCTGTACCGCCGCGTCGGCTACGGCGGCACGGTCACCTTCCACATGCTCGACACCCGCCAGTACCGCGGCGATCAGCCCTGCGGCGACGTGTACCCGAGCGACTGCCCGGACCGGACCGACCCGGACCGGTCGCTGCCCGGCTCGGAGCAGGAGCGCTGGATCACCGAGGGTTTCGCCGGCTCGCGTGCCCGCTGGGACGTGCTCGGCCAGCAGGTGTTCTTCTCGCAGGTCGACCTCACCCCGGGCGCCGGGCGCGGGTTCAACCCGGACGCCTGGGACGGCTATCCCGGCTCCCGGGACCGTGTCGCCGACGGCTGGGTGGCCGCGACCGAGCACGGCCGGGCACGCAACCTCGTCGTGCTGACCGGGGACGTGCACGCGCACTGGGCCGCCGACATCCGCCGGCGGTACGACGACCCGGGCTCGCCGGTGATCGGCACCGAGCTGGTGTCGAGCTCGATCACCTCCAGCGGCGACGGCGCCGAGCGCAAGAAGAACGCCGACGCCACCCTCGCGGAGAACCCGCACATCCGCTTCCACAACGACCGGCGCGGCTACGTGAGCACCCGCTTCACCGCCGACGAGATGGCGGCGGAGTTCAAGGTGGTCCCCTACGTGTCCCGCCCGGGGGCGCCGGTGCAGACCCGGGGCCGCTTCGTCACCGAGGACCGGCGGCCGGGCCTGAACCGGGCCTGA
- the groES gene encoding co-chaperone GroES, whose translation MANIKPLEDKIVVQASEAETTTASGIVIPDTAKEKPQEGKVLAVGPGRVDDNGNRIPIDVNVGDVVIYSKYGGTEVKYNGEEYLILSARDVLAVVN comes from the coding sequence GTGGCGAACATCAAGCCGCTCGAGGACAAGATCGTCGTCCAGGCCAGCGAGGCGGAGACCACCACCGCCTCCGGCATCGTCATCCCGGACACCGCCAAGGAGAAGCCCCAGGAGGGCAAGGTCCTGGCCGTGGGCCCGGGCCGGGTGGACGACAACGGGAACCGCATCCCGATCGACGTCAACGTCGGTGACGTCGTCATCTACTCGAAGTACGGCGGCACCGAGGTCAAGTACAACGGCGAGGAGTACCTGATCCTCTCCGCCCGCGACGTGCTGGCCGTCGTCAACTGA